The following are encoded together in the Pygocentrus nattereri isolate fPygNat1 chromosome 3, fPygNat1.pri, whole genome shotgun sequence genome:
- the LOC108434183 gene encoding solute carrier family 52, riboflavin transporter, member 3-B-like produces MALLTHVLACLFGIGSWVAINGMWVELPLVVPEIPEGWYLPSYLTVIIQLANIGPLFITLMHRFKPGALDEQPVIYTIVVMGVVATFLLAFLWKHTLVVGGAVHSVALLSLSFLLSVVDCTSSVTFLPFMMRLPPQYLTSYFVGEGLSGLIPALVALIQGVGMVQCKNATANANVSMENSTWGSGGELVAHYEQANFSAQVFFLFLSVMMIVCLGAFLMLNHLPAVAKERKCERYLDDATHREKAGVGLSLQNSVPEQKPMLDSSESPVKEPRSSFGKGTFSRAQLVLIFVVLAWVNALTNAVLPSVQSYSCLPYGNQAYHLATTMAAAANPVACFIAMFVPNRSLVLMAVLTVTGTGFGAYIMAMAALSPCPLLVHHDMGAALVVITWVVFVLTLSYVKVIIGVILRDEGHSALIWCGAVVQLGSMLGAMSMFPLVSIHELFKSGDPCNTKCPK; encoded by the exons ATGGCGTTGTTGACACATGTGCTGGCCTGCCTCTTTGGCATTGGTTCATGGGTTGCCATCAATGGGATGTGGGTGGAGCTCCCACTGGTTGTACCTGAGATTCCTGAGGGCTGGTACCTGCCCTCCTACCTCACTGTCATCATCCAGTTGGCCAACATCGGTCCACTCTTCATCACACTCATGCACCGCTTCAAGCCAGGAGCTCTGGATGAGCAGCCAGTTATCTACACTATCGTAGTAATGGGTGTTGTGGCCACCTTCCTCCTGGCCTTCCTCTGGAAGCACACACTAGTTGTGGGGGGTGCTGTACACAGTGTGGCCCTGCTGTCTCTCAGTTTTCTTCTATCAGTGGTGGACTGCACATCTTCTGTCACCTTCCTTCCCTTTATGATGAGGCTCCCGCCTCAGTACCTCACCAGTTATTTTGTTGGGGAGGGTCTGAGTGGTTTGATTCCAGCACTGGTGGCGCTTATTCAGGGAGTAGGGATGGTTCAATGCAAGAATGCTACAGCTAATGCAAACGTTAGCATGGAGAACTCCACCTGGGGGTCAGGTGGTGAACTGGTGGCACATTACGAGCAGGCCAACTTCTCTGCTCAGGTCTTCTTCCTGTTCCTCAGTGTAATGATGATAGTGTGCCTGGGCGCTTTCCTGATGCTCAACCACCTCCCTGCTGTGGCCAAGGAACGCAAGTGTGAGCGCTACCTTGATGATgccacacacagagagaaggcTGGTGTTGGCCTCTCTCTGCAGAACTCTGTTCCAGAACAGAAACCCATGCTGGATTCCTCAGAGAGTCCGGTGAAAGAACCTCGCAGCAGCTTTGGCAAAGGCACCTTCAGCAGAGCACAGCTGGTCTTAATCTTTGTGGTCCTGGCCTGGGTCAATGCACTAACTAATGCAGTCCTCCCTTCAGTACAGTCCTACTCCTGCCTCCCTTACGGAAATCAGGCCTATCACCTGGCAACAACCATGGCTGCAGCGGCCAACCCTGTGGCTTGCTTCATTGCCATGTTTGTGCCAAACAG GTCCTTGGTTCTGATGGCAGTTCTCACAGTGACTGGTACAGGATTTGGGGCCTACATCATGGCCATGGCAGCACTGAGTCCTTGCCCTCTATTGGTACATCATGATATGGGAGCTGCACTTGTG GTCATAACATGGGTGGTGTTTGTCCTCACTCTGTCCTATGTGAAGGTGATCATTGGGGTGATCCTGAGAGATGAAGGACACAGCGCCCTCATATGGTGTGGTGCTGTAGTACAGCTTGGCTCCATGTTAGGTGCCATGTCGATGTTTCCTCTCGTTAGTATTCATGAACTATTCAAATCAGGGGATCCATGTAACACTAAATGTCCTAAATGA